In Thermococcus thioreducens, a genomic segment contains:
- a CDS encoding ATP-binding protein codes for MIERETWAEVILDYRSLPFDGVEREIDVRIPTTQMALAIIGPRRVGKTYLMRQIIEKLRSEGIPEENIAYVNLEDPRLVGTSLEDLMVLLEVLREMGGEKLHLFLDEVQVVDGWERFVRYLLDTGNRVFVSGSSSKLLSKEIATQLRGRSIAVHVFPFSFGEFLRARGFAPKRYLSSAKKAELRRLLLEYLEWGGYPEVVLNPHLRIEILKGILDLTIYRDIVERWEVRNLSALRLLLKILARSSHLTLTKAYSTMKSLGVSIGKGTLADYLEYLSDAFILHRLPPYVRSYKKAELLGFKPYLVDNGLLRITGVKDKGRLLENLVMVELLRRGFEPGEDLFYVPGDGWEVDFLAGDELIQVSYEIHTLNRERELKALLNATKRVDAERLTVVTFAGKESVELNGRRIDVVPLQDWLLR; via the coding sequence ATGATTGAAAGGGAAACTTGGGCCGAGGTGATTCTCGATTACCGTTCACTGCCCTTCGATGGAGTGGAACGAGAAATCGACGTGAGAATCCCCACCACCCAGATGGCACTGGCGATAATCGGACCTAGGAGAGTCGGGAAGACATACCTCATGCGCCAAATCATCGAGAAACTCAGGTCGGAGGGCATTCCGGAGGAGAACATCGCCTACGTGAACCTTGAGGATCCGAGGCTTGTGGGGACTTCCCTTGAGGATTTGATGGTTTTGCTTGAAGTCCTGAGGGAGATGGGTGGGGAGAAACTCCACCTCTTCCTCGACGAGGTCCAGGTCGTTGATGGCTGGGAGCGCTTCGTCCGCTACCTCCTCGACACTGGCAACAGGGTTTTTGTTTCAGGCTCTTCCTCAAAGCTCCTCTCGAAGGAGATAGCGACCCAGCTGAGGGGACGTTCCATAGCGGTTCACGTCTTTCCCTTTTCCTTCGGGGAGTTTTTGAGGGCGAGGGGATTCGCTCCAAAGCGCTACTTATCAAGCGCCAAAAAGGCAGAGCTTAGAAGGCTCCTCCTTGAGTACCTCGAATGGGGAGGCTATCCTGAGGTCGTGCTCAACCCCCATCTGAGGATTGAAATTCTGAAGGGAATCCTGGATTTAACCATCTACCGCGACATCGTGGAGCGCTGGGAGGTCAGGAACCTCTCAGCTTTGAGGCTTCTTTTGAAAATCCTGGCCCGTTCAAGCCATCTCACACTTACCAAGGCGTATTCGACGATGAAGAGCCTTGGAGTTTCGATAGGTAAGGGAACCCTCGCCGATTACCTAGAATACCTGAGCGATGCGTTCATTCTGCACCGTCTTCCCCCCTACGTGAGGTCTTACAAAAAGGCGGAACTGCTCGGCTTCAAGCCCTACCTCGTTGATAACGGCCTGCTGAGGATTACCGGGGTCAAGGACAAAGGAAGATTGCTTGAAAACCTCGTCATGGTTGAACTTCTTAGGCGGGGCTTTGAGCCGGGGGAGGATTTGTTCTACGTTCCTGGCGATGGTTGGGAGGTAGATTTCCTCGCTGGAGACGAGCTGATTCAGGTCAGCTACGAGATTCATACCCTTAACAGGGAGCGCGAGCTTAAGGCACTTCTCAACGCCACAAAGAGGGTCGATGCCGAGAGGCTTACGGTTGTCACGTTTGCGGGGAAGGAGAGTGTTGAACTGAACGGGAGACGGATTGATGTTGTACCTCTCCAGGATTGGCTCCTTCGCTAA
- the minD gene encoding cell division ATPase MinD, whose protein sequence is MGRLISIASGKGGTGKTTTTANLSIALGKMGYRVCAVDADLTMANLSLVMGIDDAYTTLHDVLAGRATISDAIYATAYENVHLVPASIDWEHVIRADPRKLPETIKKLKDKFDFVVIDSPAGLQMDAMNAMLSGEEVLLVTNPEISCVTDTMKVGMVLRRAGLAILGFVLNRSGRSEAEIPPEVAEEVMEIPLLAVIPEDPAVREATLEGVPVVEYKPESEGAKAFMELAERISRISGLKARVMR, encoded by the coding sequence ATGGGCAGGCTGATCTCCATTGCAAGCGGCAAGGGGGGCACGGGAAAGACAACGACGACTGCCAACCTTTCAATCGCGCTGGGCAAAATGGGCTACCGGGTCTGTGCAGTGGACGCAGACCTCACAATGGCAAACCTCAGCCTCGTCATGGGGATAGACGACGCATACACGACCCTCCACGATGTTCTCGCCGGGAGGGCTACAATAAGCGATGCGATATACGCCACCGCCTATGAGAACGTTCACCTCGTTCCGGCATCGATAGACTGGGAGCACGTGATAAGGGCAGACCCCAGAAAGCTTCCCGAGACAATAAAGAAGCTGAAGGATAAGTTCGATTTTGTTGTGATAGACTCCCCCGCGGGGCTTCAGATGGACGCAATGAACGCAATGCTGAGCGGGGAAGAGGTTCTCCTCGTTACAAACCCTGAAATCTCGTGCGTCACTGACACTATGAAGGTTGGAATGGTTCTGAGAAGGGCGGGTCTGGCAATTCTGGGTTTCGTTCTCAACCGTTCGGGAAGGAGCGAGGCGGAAATCCCACCGGAGGTGGCTGAAGAGGTCATGGAAATACCTCTCCTCGCCGTTATCCCCGAAGACCCTGCCGTCAGGGAGGCCACCCTCGAAGGTGTCCCCGTAGTGGAGTATAAACCTGAATCGGAAGGTGCGAAGGCATTCATGGAGCTGGCGGAAAGGATCTCCAGAATATCCGGCCTCAAGGCCAGGGTGATGAGATGA
- a CDS encoding L-threonylcarbamoyladenylate synthase, with protein sequence MTVVINMRDGVDEGKIRVAARFILRGKLVAFPTETVYGLGADALNEKAVKRIFEAKGRPPDNPLIVHISDFDDLRKLAGDIPKEAKLLAERFWPGPLTVVLPKREEVPYTTTGGLDTVAVRMPAHPIALALIKASTPIAAPSANISGKPSPTLAEHVIDDFYGRIDCIIDGGETKIGVESTVIDLSSERPTLLRPGGLPLEEIEKVIGEVEIHPAVRGKLVDVARSPGMKYRHYSPNAQVIVVEGKRENVRAKIAELVEEYRAKGLRVGVMATEEYGADEFFHLGKTEEEVARNLFRALRELDKRGVDVIIAEGIEEKGLGFAVMNRLRKAAGYRIVWA encoded by the coding sequence ATGACGGTAGTAATCAACATGCGGGACGGAGTGGATGAGGGGAAGATAAGGGTAGCCGCGAGGTTCATACTGAGGGGAAAGCTCGTAGCTTTCCCGACAGAGACGGTCTACGGCCTCGGTGCCGATGCGCTCAACGAAAAGGCCGTTAAAAGGATATTCGAGGCCAAAGGCAGACCCCCGGACAACCCGCTCATAGTCCACATCTCCGATTTCGACGACCTGAGGAAGCTTGCGGGAGACATCCCAAAGGAGGCGAAGCTTCTCGCCGAGAGGTTCTGGCCGGGGCCGCTGACGGTGGTCCTGCCCAAAAGGGAAGAAGTTCCCTACACCACCACCGGCGGTCTCGACACAGTCGCGGTAAGGATGCCCGCCCATCCGATAGCGCTCGCCCTTATAAAGGCCAGCACCCCTATAGCGGCACCTTCGGCAAACATAAGCGGAAAGCCCAGCCCAACGCTGGCGGAGCACGTGATAGACGACTTTTATGGAAGGATAGACTGTATAATCGACGGGGGCGAAACGAAGATCGGTGTCGAGTCAACGGTCATAGACCTGAGCTCCGAAAGGCCGACCCTGCTGAGGCCCGGCGGTCTGCCCCTTGAGGAGATAGAGAAGGTCATAGGCGAGGTCGAGATACACCCCGCCGTTAGGGGCAAGCTGGTCGATGTGGCCCGTTCACCGGGTATGAAGTACAGGCACTACTCCCCCAACGCCCAGGTTATAGTCGTCGAAGGAAAGCGGGAGAACGTGCGGGCGAAAATAGCAGAACTGGTCGAGGAGTACCGCGCAAAGGGTCTCCGCGTGGGAGTCATGGCGACCGAGGAGTATGGGGCCGATGAGTTCTTCCATCTCGGAAAGACCGAGGAGGAAGTTGCAAGGAACCTGTTCAGGGCCCTCCGAGAGCTGGATAAGCGAGGGGTAGATGTGATAATCGCCGAAGGCATCGAGGAGAAGGGCCTCGGATTTGCAGTCATGAACAGACTTAGGAAGGCAGCGGGGTACAGAATAGTCTGGGCATAG
- a CDS encoding PINc/VapC family ATPase translates to MRTFVADTSVIVDGRLTQFLAGIDGDVKVIIPEAVIAEIEHQANEGKAIGHVGLEELKKLREMANEGRILLEFHGERPELWQIKRAKSGEIDSMVREIAKELGATLITGDQVQRDIAIAKGIDVIYLTARKDVRHRLEDFFDETTMSVHLKAGLRPLAKKGRPGEWRLVPVRDEILTDEELEEIADDIVERAKRDPESFIELDEPGATVVQLRNYRIVIAKPPFADRIEITAVRPVKKLSIEDYELSEKLMERLKEKAEGILIAGAPGEGKTTFAQALAEWYAGMGRIVKTMEKPRDLQVGEEITQYTALNGRMEKTGDILLLVRPDYTIFDEMRKTSDFKIYADLRLAGVGMVGVVHATKPIDAVQRFIGRVELGMIPQIVDTVIFIKAGRVAKVLTLEYLVKVPSGMREEDLARPVIEVRDFETGELEYEIYTYGEEISVVPVKKEEKAPALKLAEKRLKQEIKKFLPDVYTEVEIVSPHKAIIYADEFDIPAIIGKKGKRITELEKRIGISIDVKSFTEREAERPKEKIPVEVEEKKKTIVLRVSPDYAKRPLKFYGGEQYVFTATPSKKGLVKVSKSTPIGKELKRLLDAGIPIWATA, encoded by the coding sequence ATGAGGACGTTTGTTGCCGATACGAGCGTAATCGTTGACGGTAGGCTTACACAGTTCCTCGCGGGTATCGATGGTGATGTTAAGGTCATCATACCTGAGGCGGTCATAGCCGAGATAGAGCACCAGGCCAACGAGGGAAAGGCGATAGGCCATGTTGGACTTGAGGAACTCAAGAAGCTTAGAGAAATGGCCAACGAGGGCAGGATCCTCCTGGAGTTCCACGGGGAGAGGCCCGAGCTCTGGCAGATAAAAAGGGCCAAGTCCGGGGAGATAGACAGCATGGTCCGGGAGATAGCCAAAGAACTTGGGGCTACTCTGATAACCGGCGACCAGGTGCAGCGCGATATAGCGATAGCAAAGGGCATAGACGTGATATATTTAACTGCCAGAAAGGATGTCAGGCACCGCCTGGAGGACTTTTTCGACGAGACCACGATGAGCGTCCATCTGAAGGCCGGACTGAGGCCCCTCGCAAAGAAGGGAAGACCTGGAGAGTGGAGGCTCGTCCCGGTCAGGGACGAAATCCTCACGGATGAGGAGCTGGAGGAGATAGCGGACGACATAGTTGAGAGGGCAAAGCGCGATCCAGAGAGCTTCATAGAGCTCGACGAGCCCGGGGCGACTGTCGTTCAGCTCAGGAACTACCGTATAGTCATAGCCAAACCGCCCTTCGCGGACAGGATAGAGATAACCGCCGTCAGGCCTGTCAAGAAGCTCAGCATTGAGGACTACGAACTGAGCGAGAAGCTCATGGAGCGCCTCAAGGAGAAGGCGGAGGGGATACTCATCGCCGGAGCGCCGGGTGAAGGAAAGACGACCTTCGCCCAGGCCCTCGCCGAGTGGTACGCGGGCATGGGAAGGATAGTCAAGACGATGGAAAAGCCGCGCGACCTCCAGGTTGGGGAGGAAATAACGCAATACACAGCCCTAAACGGCAGGATGGAGAAGACCGGCGATATACTCCTCCTGGTGAGGCCGGACTACACGATATTCGACGAGATGAGGAAGACGAGCGACTTTAAGATATACGCTGACCTCCGCCTGGCGGGAGTGGGTATGGTAGGAGTTGTGCACGCAACGAAGCCGATAGATGCAGTCCAGCGCTTCATCGGAAGGGTGGAGCTCGGAATGATACCACAGATAGTCGATACCGTCATCTTCATCAAGGCCGGAAGGGTCGCCAAGGTCCTGACGCTGGAGTACCTCGTCAAGGTGCCGAGCGGCATGAGGGAGGAAGATTTAGCGAGGCCGGTGATAGAGGTTCGCGATTTCGAGACGGGCGAGCTGGAGTACGAGATTTACACCTACGGCGAGGAGATAAGTGTCGTCCCGGTGAAGAAGGAGGAGAAGGCTCCCGCTTTGAAGCTCGCCGAGAAGAGGCTCAAGCAGGAGATAAAGAAGTTCCTTCCTGACGTTTACACCGAAGTCGAGATAGTCAGCCCGCACAAGGCGATAATATACGCCGACGAGTTCGACATCCCGGCGATAATCGGCAAGAAGGGGAAGAGGATTACGGAGCTGGAGAAGAGGATAGGTATAAGCATCGACGTCAAGAGCTTCACCGAGAGGGAAGCCGAGAGGCCCAAGGAGAAGATACCGGTTGAGGTCGAGGAGAAGAAGAAAACGATTGTCCTCCGCGTTTCCCCGGACTATGCAAAGAGGCCCCTCAAGTTCTACGGTGGCGAGCAGTACGTCTTTACGGCAACGCCGAGCAAGAAAGGGCTCGTGAAGGTCAGCAAGAGCACGCCGATAGGGAAGGAGCTGAAAAGGCTCCTCGATGCTGGCATTCCAATCTGGGCGACCGCCTGA
- a CDS encoding nucleotidyltransferase domain-containing protein produces the protein MPREKVVRVWDEREVVYSPKRWRYLWEKREKALAIMERLEQFDPGLYGSVARGDVRRDSDIDIFIPYRVPSYLIELALEGLVSRRKIVMATPWHLIKGVIEIDEETTVTFPLIDPTDRELEFYRWGGMIDIWGVKTRQRVPGVNKKLILIIPTERGHIEREVVGRESEVARVLGVSIDIVTERVHVLTRRDNIGRTGIYINEEVPDWMSFEEALKIIADRDPNVRRKVRERGGI, from the coding sequence ATGCCGAGGGAGAAGGTAGTCCGTGTCTGGGATGAGAGGGAGGTCGTCTACTCCCCAAAGCGCTGGCGCTATCTGTGGGAGAAGCGGGAGAAGGCCCTGGCAATAATGGAGAGACTGGAGCAGTTCGACCCCGGGCTCTACGGCAGCGTTGCCAGGGGAGATGTAAGAAGGGACAGCGACATAGATATCTTCATCCCCTACCGGGTGCCGAGCTATCTGATCGAGCTCGCCCTTGAGGGGCTTGTGAGCAGGAGAAAAATAGTCATGGCAACCCCCTGGCACCTCATCAAGGGCGTCATCGAGATAGATGAGGAAACGACGGTCACCTTCCCGTTGATCGACCCCACCGACAGGGAGCTTGAGTTCTACAGGTGGGGCGGGATGATAGACATTTGGGGAGTGAAGACCAGGCAGCGCGTCCCTGGCGTTAACAAGAAGCTAATCCTGATAATCCCCACCGAGAGGGGGCACATCGAGAGGGAAGTCGTGGGAAGGGAGAGCGAGGTGGCGAGAGTTTTAGGAGTGAGCATAGACATCGTCACCGAGCGCGTCCATGTCCTAACGAGGAGAGATAACATCGGGAGAACAGGAATCTACATCAACGAGGAAGTTCCCGACTGGATGAGCTTTGAGGAGGCCCTGAAAATCATCGCCGACCGCGACCCAAACGTTAGGAGGAAGGTGAGGGAGCGGGGAGGGATTTAG
- a CDS encoding cell wall-binding repeat-containing protein: MRWRRGLVILIGFMFMLGGVPLGHAGAGDLRLVILVSDNEADAAIAQNIANLLGAQLIVSPWGTYDPAASAEILSIDPDRVIIIGGPVAVPEEYTKDLEEFGIPYERWYGETRYETNLVVIGSLKDEFPDVFDGIKTVVIANGRDALAIEGYLETMKLRPYEFKGKPILILTDEGRENITIAALGQFSGITEVKYSITYSGRGKPMFPLNREKLDEWMKSHFAGYEEGSLAQSPTRDEVYSLLINVQNKTGRAEGLLDGLQIPAARKKLEGAKSALNAAWDAYNSGEYSRAYQLAMIASFNADFVISRAYSEMRTVYQGSVRMQLELEIHQLEVMVRILKRKGYDVGELESLIAQAKEALSRGDYSVLLNDLIPRIRSEMATLATKKSMPGQPGIPGGRGGGRP; encoded by the coding sequence GTGAGATGGAGAAGAGGGCTCGTAATCCTCATCGGTTTCATGTTCATGCTCGGCGGGGTTCCCCTCGGACACGCGGGTGCAGGGGACCTGAGGCTGGTCATCCTCGTGAGCGACAATGAAGCCGATGCCGCCATAGCCCAGAACATTGCAAACCTCCTCGGTGCCCAGCTGATAGTGAGCCCATGGGGCACGTACGATCCCGCGGCGAGCGCCGAGATACTCAGCATTGACCCGGACAGGGTCATAATAATCGGCGGCCCGGTTGCCGTTCCCGAGGAGTACACTAAGGACCTGGAGGAATTTGGAATCCCCTATGAACGCTGGTACGGTGAGACCAGATACGAGACGAACCTCGTGGTGATAGGGTCGCTCAAAGACGAGTTCCCTGACGTTTTTGATGGGATAAAAACCGTGGTCATAGCCAACGGCCGCGATGCCCTGGCGATAGAGGGCTACCTTGAGACCATGAAGCTGAGGCCTTACGAGTTCAAGGGGAAGCCGATACTGATTCTCACGGATGAAGGGAGGGAGAACATAACGATAGCGGCACTGGGACAGTTCAGCGGTATAACCGAGGTCAAGTACTCCATTACATATTCCGGAAGGGGGAAGCCGATGTTTCCCCTGAACAGGGAAAAACTTGATGAATGGATGAAATCCCACTTCGCAGGCTACGAGGAAGGGAGCCTTGCCCAGTCCCCCACGAGGGACGAGGTTTATTCACTTCTCATCAACGTCCAGAACAAAACCGGCCGCGCTGAAGGGCTCCTTGATGGGCTCCAGATACCGGCCGCAAGGAAGAAGCTCGAAGGGGCAAAGAGTGCCCTGAACGCTGCATGGGATGCCTACAACTCGGGTGAATACTCCAGAGCGTACCAGCTCGCCATGATAGCCAGCTTCAATGCGGACTTTGTCATATCCCGCGCATACAGCGAGATGAGGACCGTATACCAGGGATCTGTGAGGATGCAGTTAGAGCTTGAGATACACCAGCTGGAGGTCATGGTTAGGATACTCAAACGGAAGGGCTATGATGTGGGCGAGCTGGAGTCCCTCATAGCCCAGGCCAAGGAGGCGCTCAGCAGGGGAGACTACTCCGTCCTCCTCAACGACCTGATACCCAGGATCAGGAGCGAGATGGCGACGCTGGCGACCAAGAAGAGCATGCCGGGCCAACCCGGTATCCCCGGAGGAAGGGGCGGAGGGAGACCATAA
- a CDS encoding Maf-like protein: MLVLASASPRRREILARFIDRFEVIPSRASEECNLEDPTEYALELARRKAWEVYERVGGTVIGADTVVSIDGRILGKPRSEEEAYEMLKTLSGGVHMVITGYCIVHEGKEISGAVVTEVKFRELDDELIWAYVRTGEPMDKAGAYGIQGKAGLFVEWIRGDYYNVVGFPLEIVWRLRELGFDVLSR, encoded by the coding sequence ATGCTGGTTCTGGCCTCTGCCTCACCGAGGAGGCGGGAGATACTCGCCCGGTTCATAGACCGGTTCGAGGTTATTCCGAGCAGGGCGAGTGAGGAGTGTAACCTGGAGGATCCCACAGAATACGCCCTGGAACTCGCCAGGAGGAAGGCATGGGAAGTTTACGAACGTGTGGGCGGAACCGTCATCGGCGCCGATACGGTGGTCAGCATAGACGGTAGAATCCTTGGGAAGCCGAGAAGCGAAGAAGAAGCTTACGAGATGCTGAAAACACTGAGCGGAGGGGTTCACATGGTTATAACTGGCTACTGCATAGTCCACGAGGGTAAAGAAATATCTGGGGCGGTAGTCACTGAAGTCAAGTTTCGCGAGCTGGACGATGAGTTGATATGGGCATACGTCAGAACCGGTGAGCCGATGGACAAGGCCGGAGCTTACGGCATACAGGGGAAGGCCGGCCTGTTCGTCGAGTGGATCAGGGGTGACTACTACAACGTCGTCGGCTTCCCGCTGGAGATAGTCTGGAGGCTGAGGGAGCTTGGATTTGACGTTCTATCACGCTGA
- a CDS encoding ATP/GTP-binding protein, whose amino-acid sequence MIVTFVGTAGSGKTTLTASFGRYLEENGYSVSYVNLDTGVKRLPYEPDVDVRQDVTAWDIMEEGYGPNGAIVESYDRLLPRVSNYVSTILEAERGSDYVLLDTPGQMETFLFHEFGVRLMENLPEPLTVYLFSPDILRKPADFCFVRFFGLMIELRLGTTTVPAMSKIDTVERLEDYRRYLDDMEYLNARLKLEPSMQGLLAYRMCSALPELAPPTRVLYISAKTGEGFDDLETLAYEHHCTCGDLT is encoded by the coding sequence ATGATAGTAACCTTCGTAGGAACTGCAGGGAGCGGAAAGACCACCCTAACAGCCTCGTTCGGAAGATACCTTGAGGAAAACGGCTACTCAGTTTCGTATGTCAACCTCGATACGGGAGTGAAGAGACTTCCCTACGAGCCCGATGTCGACGTCAGGCAGGATGTAACCGCCTGGGACATAATGGAGGAAGGCTACGGCCCCAACGGAGCAATAGTGGAAAGCTACGACCGGCTTCTCCCGAGGGTCTCCAACTACGTCTCCACGATTCTGGAGGCAGAGAGGGGAAGCGATTACGTTCTCCTCGATACCCCCGGCCAGATGGAGACTTTTCTCTTCCACGAGTTCGGTGTCAGGCTGATGGAAAACCTTCCGGAACCGTTAACGGTCTACCTCTTCAGCCCGGATATACTGAGGAAACCCGCTGATTTCTGCTTCGTTCGCTTCTTTGGCCTGATGATAGAACTGCGCCTTGGAACAACAACCGTTCCGGCCATGAGCAAGATCGACACCGTGGAGAGGCTTGAGGACTATCGGAGATACCTCGACGACATGGAGTATCTGAACGCCAGGCTCAAGCTGGAGCCCTCGATGCAGGGACTCCTGGCGTACAGGATGTGCTCGGCCCTTCCGGAGCTGGCACCTCCTACAAGGGTTCTCTATATCTCCGCCAAGACTGGAGAGGGTTTTGACGACCTTGAGACCCTTGCCTACGAGCACCACTGCACCTGCGGCGACCTGACATAG
- a CDS encoding glycosyltransferase family 4 protein, whose amino-acid sequence MRILMVGHYPPHGGGVANHLDSLVRELRKRHEVHVLTYGPIEPRGFESRFVHYVTVPPVYGIRGTSFALLGAREISRLHRKFGFDLIHAHFIGTTSFAGVLAKEKTGLPLIVTAHGSDLEHTATLALGRFYVKRTLNSADAIIAVSHWLAKKAASLGADRVRVIPNGVKPLRETGGRRDYITYIGALRDYKSPETFIELARLLPEERFLMVGDGPLREKLQAVAPKNVEFTGYRHDVDTILSRSKLLVLPSKREGFGLVVLEANSLGVPAVGRRISAIPELIREGKNGLTFESLDELVDAVRLLLEPKFNAKAGHRGRRIAGAYSWSRIAREVEEVYADVLGQRF is encoded by the coding sequence ATGAGGATTCTGATGGTAGGACACTACCCACCGCACGGCGGAGGCGTTGCCAACCACCTGGACAGCCTTGTGCGGGAGCTGAGAAAGAGGCATGAGGTTCACGTCCTCACCTACGGGCCCATTGAGCCGAGGGGCTTTGAATCCAGATTTGTCCACTACGTCACGGTTCCACCGGTTTATGGAATCAGGGGGACGAGCTTCGCCCTGCTTGGGGCAAGGGAGATATCCAGACTCCACAGAAAATTCGGCTTTGACCTGATCCATGCTCACTTCATTGGGACGACGAGTTTTGCAGGGGTTCTCGCAAAGGAAAAAACCGGGCTCCCTCTCATTGTGACGGCCCACGGAAGCGACCTGGAGCACACGGCAACGTTAGCCCTCGGCAGGTTCTACGTGAAGAGAACACTGAACAGCGCTGACGCGATTATAGCCGTCAGCCACTGGCTCGCCAAGAAGGCGGCATCCCTCGGAGCGGATAGGGTGAGGGTCATACCCAACGGTGTCAAACCGCTAAGAGAAACCGGTGGAAGGAGGGATTACATCACGTACATAGGCGCTCTCAGGGACTACAAGAGCCCTGAAACGTTCATAGAGCTGGCCCGCCTTCTACCGGAGGAGAGGTTCCTTATGGTCGGTGACGGCCCCCTGAGAGAAAAGCTTCAGGCAGTAGCCCCCAAGAATGTTGAGTTCACAGGCTACCGGCACGACGTGGACACCATACTGTCCCGGAGCAAGCTGCTGGTTCTTCCTTCCAAGCGGGAAGGCTTTGGGCTCGTTGTGCTTGAGGCCAACAGCCTCGGTGTCCCTGCGGTGGGAAGGCGTATTAGTGCAATCCCTGAGCTTATAAGGGAGGGCAAAAACGGCTTAACGTTTGAGAGCCTCGATGAGCTGGTTGATGCCGTGAGACTGCTCCTAGAACCAAAGTTCAATGCCAAAGCGGGCCACAGGGGGAGGAGAATCGCCGGGGCGTACTCGTGGAGCAGAATAGCCCGCGAGGTTGAGGAGGTCTACGCTGACGTTCTTGGGCAACGTTTTTAA
- the asnB gene encoding asparagine synthase (glutamine-hydrolyzing): MCLIAGGIGESLKDRFMRMIISGKHRGEDSLGVWTDEGVFKSGDFSHLSEIPGGKIGLLQCRLAMTGSSSYTQPFYNDLALVHNGEIYNHGHLRAYLEGKGVSFETDVDSEVILRLIEHLLEGGLDVWGAVRKAMTMLEGDYAVAFSDGERIYLFRDPIGVRPLYYSPSGFFASEKKVLWAIGEEAIPVRPGELVVISHRGAEGRRLFTITELRRDLTPERAKRALMNVLEHAVRVRTGKRTGILFSGGLDSSLIALLASHHSDVILYTSGAESSPDLEWARKASELLGLPLKEYVFDIDDVRDAVPRVVFAIEEPNPMNLAIGVPLYFSTRLASKDGCRLLLSGQGADELFGGYAKYLRNPTLMENDLLELGEKNLARDDKIAMINSVEGRVPFLDLAVVSVALGTPVGLKIENGTRKAILRKVALELGLPKEIAEREKKAAQYGSHAQKLLEKLAKGEGLTLSEYAQRAFNEVFKRG, translated from the coding sequence ATGTGTCTGATAGCTGGAGGAATCGGTGAGAGTTTGAAGGACAGGTTCATGAGGATGATAATATCCGGAAAGCACCGGGGAGAGGACTCCCTCGGCGTCTGGACCGATGAGGGCGTTTTCAAATCCGGTGACTTTTCACACCTTTCCGAGATTCCCGGGGGAAAAATAGGCCTTCTCCAGTGCAGGCTGGCGATGACGGGTTCTTCCAGCTACACCCAGCCATTCTACAACGACCTGGCCCTCGTCCACAACGGGGAGATATACAACCATGGACACCTGAGGGCCTACCTCGAAGGAAAGGGCGTCTCCTTTGAGACCGACGTTGACAGCGAGGTAATCCTAAGGCTCATTGAGCACCTCCTTGAGGGCGGGCTGGACGTATGGGGGGCCGTCAGGAAAGCTATGACGATGCTTGAGGGTGACTACGCGGTGGCCTTCAGCGATGGGGAGAGGATATATCTCTTCCGGGATCCAATCGGTGTTAGGCCTCTCTACTACTCGCCGAGCGGCTTCTTTGCCTCGGAAAAGAAAGTCCTGTGGGCAATAGGCGAAGAGGCAATACCAGTAAGGCCGGGCGAACTTGTGGTAATATCCCATAGAGGTGCCGAGGGAAGGAGGCTCTTCACGATCACAGAACTCAGGAGAGACCTGACACCGGAGAGGGCAAAGCGCGCGCTTATGAACGTCCTGGAGCACGCGGTCAGGGTCAGGACCGGGAAAAGGACAGGTATTCTGTTCTCTGGCGGACTGGACAGTTCGCTTATAGCCCTGCTGGCGTCCCACCACTCCGACGTTATTCTGTATACCTCGGGCGCAGAGAGCAGTCCCGACCTTGAATGGGCGCGAAAGGCCAGCGAACTCCTCGGGCTCCCCCTTAAGGAGTACGTCTTTGACATAGACGACGTTCGCGATGCCGTTCCAAGGGTCGTCTTCGCCATCGAGGAACCGAATCCAATGAACCTCGCGATAGGAGTTCCCCTTTATTTCTCAACTAGGCTGGCGAGCAAAGACGGATGCAGGCTTCTTCTAAGCGGACAGGGGGCCGATGAGCTCTTCGGGGGCTATGCCAAGTACCTCCGAAACCCCACGCTGATGGAGAACGACCTCCTTGAGCTGGGGGAGAAAAACCTCGCAAGGGACGACAAGATAGCCATGATCAACTCGGTCGAGGGGCGCGTGCCGTTCCTTGACCTGGCCGTTGTGTCCGTTGCGCTGGGAACACCAGTGGGGTTGAAAATCGAAAACGGCACCAGAAAGGCCATTCTGCGGAAGGTGGCGCTTGAACTAGGCCTGCCAAAGGAGATAGCGGAACGTGAAAAGAAAGCTGCCCAGTACGGGAGCCACGCCCAGAAGCTCCTCGAAAAGCTGGCGAAAGGTGAAGGGCTCACCCTGAGCGAGTACGCCCAAAGAGCCTTTAACGAGGTCTTTAAACGTGGGTAA